The sequence CGCTGGTCCGGTCCACACGCCGTCGATGCGCTGCAACGACTGACCGATCGGGGTGGAGCTCGCCTCCATCACCCCGATATCCGTACTCGCCAGCCCGTCGGCCGGACCGCCGACGGCGGTCATCTCCCCCTCATAGGAGAGGAACTCGACAACCGCACCGTCGGCGTCCACGAGAGCGACGCCGTCGGGAGCGCCGTTCTGGATGCCGTTCGACGGGTAGTCCACCACCACGACCCCGGCGTCCGGAACAGGAGCGGGCAGCGCGTCGGTATCGTACGGCCCGTTGTTGCTGCCGTTGTAGAGGACCACGGTCCAGCCGGTCAGGTCGGTACCTGCCGGAGCCTGGATCTCGATGGCTTCGCCCTCGTCGGTGCCGACGTTGTCGTAGTGGATCTCGCTGATGAAGGTGTCGCCGTCGGCGATCAGTGTGGGCTGCGCGGTCTGCGCCGGGCCGGACTCCTCGTCCGCGGGCCGGTCGGCGGATTCTCCTGCTGGGGACTCGTCCTGAGCAGCTTCGTCCTGAGCAGCTTCGTCCTGGGCAGACGCCCCCTGGGCAGCTTCGTCCTGAGCCGCTTCGCTCTGCGCAGACTCCCCCTGCGCAGCTCCTTCCTGCTGGGCCGACTCCTCGCCGTCGGTGGGCTGCTCCGCGACGTCGTCGTCGGCGAGAGCGGGGGTGCCGAGACCGACACCCAACAGTGCGGCCGCGGTTACCGCGGCCAGGGGGCGAGCGCACCGCGCCCGGCGTCCCCGTCGTAGCTGAGACATGACCTGAGACCTTTCTCACATGGTGGGACGTCGCTCACCGTAGTCCTCGCTGACCTCCTCCGGGAGTGCATTTGACGAACGAGAGGAGAATTTCTGCTGATCGTCAAGTAGTGGCCGAACGCCCTACCTCCGTAGACTGCGTGTTGCCGAACTTCCCGTTGCGCGGTTGGGTGGAGGCATTGCAGGTGTCGGCGGATCAGAGGTCGGCACGCAGAGGGACATCAGCGAGAGGTGAGACACGGTGAGCGAGACGAAGGGCACAGCACCCCGGGAGGCCGAACCTTCGATCGGCACATTGGTGGGCAGGCTCACCGATTCCCTGTCCAAGCTCCTCCGAGACGAGCTGCAGCTGTTGCAGGCGCAGATCGCCGAGAAGGGTAAGTCGGTAGGCGTCGGTGCCGGCATGTTCGCTGGCGCTGCCGTGTTCGGCCTGTTCGGGCTCGGCTGGCTCCTCACCGCGGCGATGCTCGGCCTGGCCACTGTGCTGCCGTTCTGGGCTGCCGCGCTGATCGTGGCCGGCGCTGTGCTCCTGATCGCGGCGATCCTGGCTCTGGTCGGCAAGTCGATGCTGAGCAAGGGTGAGACCCCGCAGCCCAAGGAGAACGTGATGAAGGACGTCGACGCGATCAAGCAGGGGGTTTCCAAATGAGCGAAGAAGCGCCGAAGAAGCGCACTGCGGCAGAGATCGAGGCGGACCTGAACCGCACCCGCGAGGAACTCACCCGCGCAGTGGACGAGCTGTCCGCCCGAGTGGACCCGCGCCGCCAGGTGGAGGAGATCCGCAACCAGGCTCGAGCGAAGTTCGAGAAGGCTTCGACCCAGGGCAAGTCGTTCGCCGAAGACGTCAAGGCCGGTAATCCCAAGGCGATCGCGGTTGT is a genomic window of Ruania zhangjianzhongii containing:
- a CDS encoding phage holin family protein, producing the protein MSETKGTAPREAEPSIGTLVGRLTDSLSKLLRDELQLLQAQIAEKGKSVGVGAGMFAGAAVFGLFGLGWLLTAAMLGLATVLPFWAAALIVAGAVLLIAAILALVGKSMLSKGETPQPKENVMKDVDAIKQGVSK
- a CDS encoding DUF3618 domain-containing protein; this encodes MSEEAPKKRTAAEIEADLNRTREELTRAVDELSARVDPRRQVEEIRNQARAKFEKASTQGKSFAEDVKAGNPKAIAVVGAAVAVVVAVGAAVVSRKKK